One window of the Trifolium pratense cultivar HEN17-A07 linkage group LG2, ARS_RC_1.1, whole genome shotgun sequence genome contains the following:
- the LOC123903723 gene encoding laccase-14-like yields the protein MAYDPSQMMITNKFKTPASALRFLLLSALYFLLIHAANGKVHHHKFVIRSAPFTRLCSSKNILTVNGQFPGPTLKAHRGDTLVVKVYNQANYNLTIHWHGSNQVRNPWSDGPGYITQCPIKPGNMFKQIINLSTEEGTIWWHAHQGWARATVHGAFIIYPKRGHTYPFPKPHAEVPIILGEWWKEDVMEVPNVANITGRQPNTSDAYTINGQPGYLYSYTFKMNVDYGKTYLLRIINAVMEEEIFFAIANHKLTLVGKDGLYLKPIKTDYIMITPGQSMDILLEANQRSLGHYFMAARPYFSVDGARFDNTTTTALLVYNNSHKHHKKSPILPNLPPYNNTQASTIFTKKFRSLATKTHPINVPKKVDTHLLFTFSVNLLNCTHDKPCNGPFGMRFSASVNNVSLVHPANIDFLSAYYYKVPGVFEMDFPKKPKREFNYTADELPEYVLGTSPGTKVLVLEYDASVELILQGTNVLASDNHPIHLHGYTFYVVGSGFGNFDPKQDPKNYNLIDPPQETTVGLPKNGWVAIRFKANNPGMWLLHCHIERHASWGMNMVFLVKDGPTPQTQMIPPPKDLPKC from the exons ATGGCATATGATCCTAGCCAAATGATGATCACCAACAAGTTCAAGACTCCAGCTTCTGCATTGAGATTTTTGTTACTCTCTGCACTATATTTTCTTCTGATTCATGCTGCAAATGGAAAAGTTCACCATCACAAGTTTGTG ATAAGATCAGCACCTTTCACAAGACTATGTAGTAGCAAGAACATTTTGACTGTAAATGGACAATTTCCTGGTCCAACATTGAAAGCTCATAGAGGAGACACACTTGTAGTCAAGGTTTATAACCAGGCAAATTATAACTTAACAATACATTG GCATGGATCAAATCAAGTGAGGAATCCATGGTCAGATGGACCTGGATACATAACACAGTGCCCAATTAAACCAGGAAATATGttcaaacaaattataaatttgtcaacAGAAGAAGGAACAATATGGTGGCATGCACATCAAGGTTGGGCAAGAGCCACAGTTCATGGAGCTTTCATCATTTATCCTAAACGTGGACATACTTATCCCTTTCCTAAACCTCATGCCGAGGTTCCAATTATACTAG GAGAGTGGTGGAAGGAAGATGTTATGGAAGTTCCAAATGTAGCAAACATAACCGGACGACAACCAAATACATCAGATGCATATACAATAAATGGTCAACCCGGTTATCTATACTCGT ATACTTTCAAGATGAATGTGGACTATGGAAAAACATATCTTCTTAGAATAATCAATGCAGTAATGGAAGAAGAAATTTTCTTTGCAATTGCAAATCACAAATTAACATTAGTTGGTAAAGATGGATTATACTTAAAACCAATAAAAACAGATTACATAATGATCACACCTGGGCAATCTATGGACATTTTATTGGAAGCAAATCAACGATCTCTTGGTCACTATTTCATGGCTGCAAGACCATATTTTAGTGTTGATGGTGCTAGATTTGATAACACAACTACAACAGCATTACTTGTATATAATAACTCTCACAAACATCACAAAAAAAGTCCAATTCTTCCTAATCTTCCTCCTTACAACAACACACAAGCTTCAACTATCTTCACAAAGAAATTTAGAAGCCTTGCAACAAAAACTCATCCAATAAATGTCCCTAAAAAAGTGGACACACATTTATTGTTCACTTTTTCGGTTAATTTGCTCAACTGTACCCACGATAAACCCTGTAATGGTCCGTTCGGAATGAGGTTTTCGGCTAGTGTGAACAACGTTAGTCTTGTGCATCCGGCCAATATCGATTTTTTAAGTGCTTATTACTATAAAGTCCCTGGTGTGTTTGAAATGGATTTTCCAAAAAAGCCAAAAAGGGAATTCAACTATACAGCTGATGAATTACCAGAATATGTTTTGGGTACATCACCTGGTACTAAAGTGTTGGTTTTGGAGTATGATGCCAGTGTTGAGCTTATATTGCAAGGGACTAATGTGTTAGCAAGTGATAATCATCCAATTCATTTGCATGGATATACTTTCTATGTTGTTGGTTCAGGTTTTGGGAATTTTGATCCAAAACAAGATCCCAAAAATTATAATCTTATTGATCCACCACAAGAAACAACAGTTGGATTACCAAAGAATGGTTGGGTTGCTATCAGATTCAAGGCTAATAATCCAG GTATGTGGTTGCTGCATTGTCACATAGAGAGACATGCTAGTTGGGGGATGAATATGGTGTTTCTAGTGAAAGATGGTCCTACTCCTCAAACACAAATGATTCCACCTCCTAAGGATTTACCTAAATGTTAA